Sequence from the Streptomyces sp. NBC_00440 genome:
TGCGGGGCCGGTCGCCGTGACCGGGCGCGTCGATGACGGCGACGTGGAAGCCGCAGCCGGTCACCACGCGCTGGGCGCGGCCGGACATCGCGGGATGCTTCTTGTGGTTGCCGCCGCCGTGGGCCATCAGGATCAGGGGCGCGGGCTCGGCGGGGGCGGAGGCCGGCGACCAGAGGACGCCGGGGACGCCGGGGACTCCGGGGACGGTGAAGTCGCGTTCGAGCAGGCCGTTCCGTGACGACTCGGCGGTGAACTGTAGAGATCGCATAAGTGTTGCCTTTCGGGAGTGCCTTGTTGTCGTGGCGCTCCCGGCGACACCTGCGTCAATCGCCTGACCGTGACGGGAGGGGGAGCACCCACGTGGATACGGCGTTCATGGGTCTCACCTCCTCGGGACGGTGTCTCGGTCCGACGATGTCGCGTCGGGCCGGTGTCGCGGTCGACTGAAAGCTAGCAGCCCGATCGCGGTTCAACCCACCCCTTTTTTTCCGCCCTTTCCCGCTCCTTTCCGCCCCTTCCCGCCAGGGGTATGAGCGCGGGGCAACGGGTCGGCGGGGCAACGGGTTGTCCACAACTCGCGAGTAATCCACAGCTCTCAGCAGGATGTCGCGGAACGCCGGATCGTGGGAGGAGTTCGCCACGGACTCCTCTGACCAGGCGGTGGTTGCCATGATCCCCATGCCCGTACCTGTCGTATCCGCGCCCGAGCCGCGCGGAGTGCCGCAGTTCGCCCCGCTGCGGGTGCGCCCGGGACGGCACCGTATCCGGCGGGCTCTGGGTCGATGGCACCGGACGGTGGTGGCGGGGCTGGTTCTCGCGGCTGCTGCCCTGGCCGCCTGGGCACCTCGCGACGTCGGGGGCGGGGAGCCGTCTATTGCCGTCCGGGCGGAGCCCCGGGCCGACGCTGCGGACGGGCGGGGCCGTGCGCCGGGCGCCCCTGCGGCCTCGGACCGCGCAACTCCGGTGTCGGCTCCGGTGTCCGCGCCGGTACGGATTGCCGACGCGGCGACCGTACGGCTGCTGGCCCCCGGCGACCACGTCGATGTCATCGCGATCGGTGCTGCCTCGGCCGGTGATGCCACAGCCGACGGCGCTTCGGCGGGGTCAGGTCCGCCGGGAAGCGCCCGAGCGGCGCGGGTGGTCGCGACGGGGGTACGGGTGGCCGACGTGCCGGATGCGGGCGCCTCGGACGACGCCTCCCCCGACGCCGGAGCGCTCGTCGTGCTCACTGTGCCCCGCTCGACGGCGACCGCGCTGGCAGGCGCCGGAGCCACGTCCAAACTGGCGGTGACCCTGTGCTGAACGCTGTGCTGAATCCAGTGCTGAAGCCTGCGCCGGCTGTGCTGAACCGTGAGCCGAACAGCACGGATGCCCAGTCATATCCCCTGCGGGAGTGGGGTAATTGGACAGCTTCGTGGTGGCGCAGCGCCTCAGGTGGCGGAGCGGAGCGTTCCGCTTCCGGTGCGCCCAGGGGCGGGTCAGATGTGGTGCGGCGGCTTCTCGTCGAGGAAGCGGGCCAGATCCGACGCACTGCTCCCGCCGGACGGCCGGTCGCCCCAGCCGTGGTCCGTGTCGTCCGGGGACTGCTGGTCGAGCGGATCGTCGAAGACCAGCTTGGACACCGGTTTGGACACCGGCGTGGGCGTGGGCTTCGGCCCGGACTCCGGTGGCGTCGCGCCGGAGGGGGCCGCGGGGTCGCGGTCCTCGTCGTCACGGGGGCCGGGGCCGGAAGCGGGGGCAGTGCTCATACGGCAAGGGTACGGCGCCCGGCTGCCGTACGGCTCCGCCTGCCCCCACCAGGGCCTGTGCCAGGTGTGGCCCGTCGCCCGCCCTGCCCCTCACCGGTCCTTCGGGTCGAGGCGCCAGAGCCCGAGTACCACCAGAAACGACAGACAGAGGAAACCGGCGCCCCACCATGCGGTGCCCGTGTTTCCCTCCATCCACTCGTTGACGGTGATCGTGAGCGCCCAGAGCTGGCCGATCACGACCGTCATCGCCAGGACGAGCCGGGCGGTCAGCTTGGAGGAGCGTTCAGACTCCTGTTCGCTCCCCGCGCCGGGGCCGGGGCCGGTGTGCCGGATCCGCGGGTCGCCGTACCCGCTGGTGGCGCGGATCTGCGGATACCGTTCGGCGAGCAGCCGGTTGAGACGGGGCTCAACACTGCCCGGCCGGTACTCGGGGCGGGGTGGCACGGGCTGCGGTGGTTCGGACCGCGATGGTTCAGGCTGCGGTGGTTCGGGCTGCGGTGGCTGGTCGCTCA
This genomic interval carries:
- a CDS encoding RcpC/CpaB family pilus assembly protein, whose product is MPVPVVSAPEPRGVPQFAPLRVRPGRHRIRRALGRWHRTVVAGLVLAAAALAAWAPRDVGGGEPSIAVRAEPRADAADGRGRAPGAPAASDRATPVSAPVSAPVRIADAATVRLLAPGDHVDVIAIGAASAGDATADGASAGSGPPGSARAARVVATGVRVADVPDAGASDDASPDAGALVVLTVPRSTATALAGAGATSKLAVTLC
- a CDS encoding DUF6755 family protein, whose protein sequence is MSDQPPQPEPPQPEPSRSEPPQPVPPRPEYRPGSVEPRLNRLLAERYPQIRATSGYGDPRIRHTGPGPGAGSEQESERSSKLTARLVLAMTVVIGQLWALTITVNEWMEGNTGTAWWGAGFLCLSFLVVLGLWRLDPKDR